The proteins below are encoded in one region of Paenisporosarcina cavernae:
- a CDS encoding S41 family peptidase: MSDYNEDTKEVIENDPSDSPSPATKYIRLKPFVFLMIIFALILSTAGITIFALTFGDEKVVEVGAPERREFEKLYQVYDELKANYYSDIDQPAIVNGAINGMIEALGDPYSDYMNQEEAAQFNESISSSFQGIGAEIQERGGFITVVSPIKNSPAEKAGLLPNDQIIEVDGESIVGMGASEAVMLIRGEKGSAVTLTIQRGKNSEPMELKIIRDEIPIETVYPEMLEGKIAHIQITSFSEHTYEELVTALDDLKSQGMKGLIIDVRQNPGGLLNSAVDISNLFVEEGKALFQTQEKDQEPTIYSATSGEKIQVPVTLLIDGGSASASEILASAMRESAGTKLVGLKSFGKGTVQTADELSDGSNMKFTTAKWLTPEGNWIHEKGIVPDVEVEYPAYSQLPYLDPSLEWKEGSLSEQVKAAEEMLAAVGINPGKIDGLYDQDTITAVKTLQKENELKETGVLIDETTFALMDALREKIKTDDPQLLKAKEIVEKEIK, from the coding sequence ATGTCAGATTATAACGAGGATACAAAAGAAGTCATAGAGAATGATCCTAGCGATTCACCTTCTCCTGCAACGAAGTATATTCGTCTGAAACCATTTGTTTTTTTAATGATAATCTTTGCACTTATATTAAGTACTGCGGGGATTACTATTTTTGCGTTAACATTCGGTGATGAAAAAGTAGTGGAAGTTGGAGCGCCTGAACGTCGAGAGTTTGAAAAGCTTTACCAAGTATATGATGAATTAAAAGCAAATTATTATTCAGATATCGACCAACCAGCTATTGTCAACGGTGCGATTAATGGGATGATTGAAGCACTTGGAGATCCATATTCAGATTACATGAATCAAGAAGAAGCTGCTCAATTTAATGAAAGTATTTCGTCAAGTTTTCAGGGAATAGGTGCTGAAATCCAAGAACGTGGAGGATTTATCACAGTTGTTTCTCCTATTAAAAACTCTCCTGCAGAAAAGGCTGGACTTTTACCGAACGATCAAATCATTGAAGTCGATGGCGAATCAATCGTCGGTATGGGAGCTTCAGAAGCTGTTATGTTAATAAGAGGCGAGAAGGGTTCTGCCGTTACGTTAACGATTCAACGTGGAAAAAACAGCGAACCGATGGAATTGAAAATCATCCGTGATGAAATTCCAATTGAAACTGTTTATCCTGAAATGCTTGAAGGAAAGATAGCTCATATTCAAATTACAAGTTTCTCTGAACACACATATGAAGAGCTTGTAACTGCACTTGATGATTTAAAATCACAAGGCATGAAAGGCTTGATTATAGACGTTCGTCAAAATCCTGGTGGATTACTAAATTCCGCAGTAGACATCTCCAATTTATTTGTCGAAGAAGGGAAAGCTTTATTCCAAACACAGGAAAAGGATCAGGAACCAACTATATATTCAGCTACAAGTGGTGAAAAAATTCAAGTGCCTGTCACATTACTAATTGATGGTGGTAGTGCTTCTGCGTCTGAGATTCTTGCATCAGCTATGCGCGAATCCGCAGGCACAAAACTTGTTGGACTTAAATCATTTGGTAAGGGCACTGTGCAAACAGCAGATGAATTGTCTGACGGATCCAACATGAAATTTACAACTGCTAAATGGCTTACTCCTGAGGGTAATTGGATTCATGAAAAGGGTATCGTCCCGGATGTTGAAGTGGAATACCCAGCATATTCTCAACTTCCATATTTAGATCCGTCTCTTGAGTGGAAAGAAGGAAGTCTTTCAGAACAAGTAAAGGCAGCGGAAGAAATGCTTGCTGCAGTGGGGATTAACCCAGGCAAAATTGATGGATTGTATGACCAAGACACTATTACTGCAGTGAAAACACTTCAAAAAGAAAACGAACTTAAAGAAACTGGTGTTTTAATTGATGAAACGACATTCGCATTAATGGATGCTCTTCGTGAGAAAATTAAAACAGATGATCCACAGTTATTAAAAGCAAAAGAAATTGTGGAGAAAGAAATAAAATAA
- a CDS encoding CobW family GTP-binding protein — protein MAKKAVYLFSGFLGSGKTSALLHIIRQLKEKGIKPAVFMNEIGSMSFDSDQIGNDTPLKEILEGCICCTGSELVEAQLQQLLAEQEFDVLLIETTGAAHPIETLDAVFSPLFADQLEVKGIITIVDSTVLLLQEKLSTMALMLFHEQIKHAHLLIANKMDELTDNEQMQVVQSLQSKNKFASIVQTSHGKFSSNELEKISYQKNASQTTPVKIGTDWPLETSFFRFSAPISIDMMENWLKSLPDTVYRMKGYVPIEGSKYPYVFQYSYGMVQWLPEYVKVPTGIVIIGERLQEISLKHVNLYE, from the coding sequence GTGGCAAAAAAAGCAGTATATTTGTTTAGTGGATTTTTAGGAAGTGGAAAAACTTCAGCTTTATTACATATCATTCGTCAATTAAAAGAAAAGGGTATAAAGCCTGCCGTGTTTATGAATGAAATTGGAAGTATGTCATTCGATTCGGATCAAATAGGAAATGACACCCCTTTGAAAGAAATTTTAGAAGGATGTATTTGTTGTACTGGTTCCGAATTAGTAGAGGCACAACTACAGCAATTATTAGCGGAGCAAGAATTCGATGTTCTTTTAATAGAGACTACAGGAGCAGCACATCCAATCGAAACATTAGATGCTGTTTTTTCCCCGCTTTTTGCAGATCAATTAGAAGTAAAAGGTATTATCACAATTGTCGATTCGACTGTTTTATTACTTCAAGAGAAGTTGTCCACAATGGCCTTAATGTTATTTCATGAACAAATTAAACACGCACATTTGTTAATTGCAAATAAAATGGATGAGTTGACGGACAACGAACAAATGCAAGTCGTTCAAAGTCTTCAATCGAAAAATAAATTTGCATCCATTGTTCAAACATCACACGGGAAATTTTCTTCCAATGAATTAGAGAAAATCTCTTATCAAAAAAATGCTAGTCAAACGACACCTGTTAAAATTGGGACGGATTGGCCGTTAGAAACTTCTTTCTTCCGATTTTCTGCTCCTATTTCAATTGACATGATGGAAAATTGGTTGAAAAGCTTACCTGATACTGTCTATCGCATGAAAGGGTATGTCCCTATAGAAGGATCAAAATATCCATATGTATTTCAATATTCGTATGGGATGGTTCAGTGGTTACCCGAGTATGTAAAAGTTCCAACTGGAATCGTTATTATTGGTGAGCGACTTCAGGAGATATCATTGAAACATGTGAATCTCTATGAGTAA